From the Sphingomonas phyllosphaerae 5.2 genome, one window contains:
- a CDS encoding PEPxxWA-CTERM sorting domain-containing protein, translating into MLAKIGAAVLALYLGVLALPVQAAVFEWKITGAFSGAGMLTTTDQPFSYDIDEPPTGQSVAGYLVTSMTGKFGGPAVSLVAADPEKGPYYASNLIYPTGTKPMIDESGLLFKNATRTYNLFASQTCGGDTGECSMIPRIGYPGISGGSRQVALTITAVKSAVPESATWAMMLLGFGVVGYAMRRKPALQLV; encoded by the coding sequence AAAAATCGGCGCGGCCGTGCTCGCGCTCTATCTGGGTGTTCTGGCGCTTCCAGTGCAGGCTGCTGTCTTCGAATGGAAAATCACCGGCGCTTTTTCGGGTGCCGGCATGCTGACGACAACGGACCAGCCCTTCAGCTATGATATCGACGAGCCGCCGACGGGCCAAAGCGTTGCAGGCTATCTCGTGACGTCGATGACGGGGAAGTTCGGGGGACCAGCCGTCTCACTCGTGGCGGCAGATCCGGAAAAAGGTCCGTACTACGCCTCGAACCTGATTTATCCCACCGGCACCAAGCCGATGATCGATGAGAGCGGTCTGCTTTTCAAGAATGCTACGCGCACCTATAACCTGTTCGCGAGCCAGACCTGCGGCGGAGATACTGGTGAGTGCAGCATGATCCCCCGGATCGGCTACCCCGGTATCTCTGGCGGTAGCAGGCAGGTCGCTCTGACGATCACGGCCGTTAAGTCTGCCGTTCCCGAGTCCGCGACCTGGGCGATGATGCTTCTGGGCTTCGGTGTCGTGGGTTATGCGATGCGTCGCAAGCCCGCGCTACAACTCGTCTGA
- a CDS encoding GAF domain-containing protein, with protein MVMSLHQLDDSDRAGVAALSGYGILDTPNEPEFDEIVREAARTFGTPIALISLLDENRQWFKAKVGLEPSETPRSISFCTHAIRGQGVFSVPDTTVDDRFSSNPLVTGDPGIRSYAGAPLRTPDGVGFGTLCVIGTQPGRVLTAEETVKLESLAVKVMEAMERRRQASVSTAH; from the coding sequence ATGGTTATGTCTCTCCATCAGCTAGATGACTCGGACCGGGCAGGTGTCGCGGCGCTGTCCGGCTACGGTATCCTCGATACCCCCAACGAACCTGAGTTCGACGAGATCGTGAGAGAGGCTGCACGGACGTTCGGGACGCCCATCGCGCTGATCTCACTGCTCGATGAGAACAGGCAGTGGTTCAAGGCCAAGGTTGGTCTCGAACCATCAGAGACGCCGCGCTCGATTTCTTTCTGCACTCACGCCATTCGAGGACAGGGCGTATTCTCGGTGCCCGACACGACCGTCGATGACCGCTTCTCCTCCAATCCGCTGGTGACGGGAGATCCCGGCATCCGCTCCTATGCCGGCGCACCGCTGAGAACGCCCGATGGTGTGGGTTTTGGCACCCTCTGCGTGATCGGCACACAGCCGGGAAGAGTTCTGACAGCCGAGGAGACGGTGAAGCTGGAGAGCTTGGCCGTCAAGGTGATGGAAGCGATGGAACGACGTCGGCAGGCAAGTGTGTCAACTGCCCATTGA